A genome region from Magnolia sinica isolate HGM2019 chromosome 8, MsV1, whole genome shotgun sequence includes the following:
- the LOC131252922 gene encoding epsin-3-like: MSSIVGSNNMGTPFFHELKKQASFFLREKIKTARLALTDVTPAELLTEEATNGNPWAPDTRTMGLISRAAFEIDDYWRIVEILHKRLARYDIKHWRESYQALVLLEHLITHGPESVAAEFRSDQDVIRELESFQYIDERGFNWGLTVRKKSERILQLLEKGPLLKEERDRARKLTRGIEGFGSFCQRSSSSADKEQSFNTYGRCNSHYSGYSREEDLLSSLKEGGSIKQDKSNEQNKEIFSSFDQDKEMENSNPSGSFNRLQIFKNEEFLRQPLKENKAHRSLQNSRKVSTTPMKKHLPEEFNKQNQGQAPNPLLDLKKNNPKIESSVEEDHPFSTYENQTTASLLSLS; encoded by the exons ATGTCGTCCATCGTTGGAAGCAACAACATGGGTACTCCTTTTTTCCATGAATTGAAGAAGCAAGCATCTTTCTTTCTCAGAGAGAAGATCAAGACAGCCCGGTTGGCGCTGACCGATGTAACCCCGGCCGAACT ACTGACGGAAGAGGCGACGAATGGGAATCCATGGGCGCCTGACACACGAACCATGGGATTGATATCGCGGGCTGCATTCGAAATCGATGATTATTGGAGAATTGTGGAGATTCTGCATAAAAG GTTAGCAAGATATGATATAAAGCATTGGAGAGAGTCTTACCAGGCTTTGGTATTGCTAGAACACCTTATAACACATGGGCCGGAGAGCGTTGCAGCAGAGTTTCGGAGCGATCAAGACGTTATTCGGGAATTGGAGAGCTTTCAATACATCGACGAAAGAGG ATTCAATTGGGGTCTGACAGTAAGAAAAAAATCTGAGAGGATACTTCAGCTGCTGGAGAAAGGACCTCTCCTGAAAGAAGAACGTGATCGAGCTCGTAAGCTTACTCGCGGGATCGAAGGATTCGGGAGTTTCTGCCAACGATCATCCTCTTCAGCAGACAAAGAACAGTCTTTCAATACTTATGGGAGGTGTAATTCTCATTATTCTGGTTACAGCCGAGAGGAAGATCTGCTTTCGTCCTTGAAAGAGGGAGGTTCTATCAAGCAGGACAAAAGCAATGAACAGAACAAAGAGATCTTCAGCTCCTTTGATCAAGATAAGGAAATGGAGAATTCAAATCCTTCGGGCAGTTTCAATAGACTCCAGATtttcaagaatgaagaattcttACGGCAACCGCTCAAAGAAAATAAGGCCCATCGGAGCTTACAGAATAGCAGGAAGGTGAGTACAACTCCTATGAAGAAACACCTGCCGGAAGAATTCAACAAGCAGAATCAAGGGCAGGCACCAAACCCACTTCTGGATTTGAAGAAAAACAATCCAAAGATTGAATCTTCAGTAGAAGAAGATCACCCATTTAGCACTTACGAAAATCAGACAACTGCATCGCTTCTTTCTCTGAGTTAG